One Oharaeibacter diazotrophicus DNA window includes the following coding sequences:
- a CDS encoding PrkA family serine protein kinase: protein MADFDLFTEFARTYQARREVEMSLRDYLEGCRTDPTMWASAPERILAAIGEPEMVDTSRDSRLGRVFMNRTIRVYPAFAEFYGMEETIERIVGFFRHAAQGLEERKQILYLLGPVGGGKSSLAERLKQLMEVHPIYVLKAGDEISPVFESPLGLFDPERDGAMLEDRFGIPRRRLTGLMSPWCLKRLDEFGGDISRFRVVRVNPSRLRQVAIAKTEPGDENNQDISSLVGKVDIRKLETLSQADPDAYAYSGGLNRANQGMLEFVEMFKAPIKMLHPLLTATQEGNYIGTENIGAIPFTGVIMAHSNEAEWASFKSNRNNEAFIDRIFVIKVPYCLRVTEEQRIYDKLISRSELAAAPCAPATLEMLARFSVLSRLKTHENSNLYSKMRVYDGESLREVDPRARSLQEYRDAAGVDEGMDGVSTRFAFKVLAATFNHDTVEVSADPVHLMYVLEQALRREQLAPETEKRYLEFIKAELAPRYAEFIGNEIQKAYLESYNDYGQNLFDRYIDYADAWIEDQDFKDPDTGQLLNRELLNQELTKIEKPAGIANPKDFRNEVVKFALRWRATNGGRNPSWASYEKIRDVIERRMFSQVEELLPVISFGSKKDSDTEKKHADFVERMVSRGYTERQVRRLVEWYMRVKQAG from the coding sequence ATGGCTGACTTCGATCTCTTCACGGAATTCGCAAGGACCTACCAGGCGCGCCGCGAGGTCGAGATGTCGCTGCGCGACTATCTCGAAGGCTGCAGGACCGATCCGACCATGTGGGCGAGCGCGCCCGAGCGCATCCTCGCCGCCATCGGCGAGCCGGAGATGGTCGACACCTCCCGCGACAGCCGGCTCGGCCGGGTGTTCATGAACCGGACGATCCGCGTCTACCCCGCCTTCGCCGAGTTCTACGGCATGGAGGAGACGATCGAGCGCATCGTCGGCTTCTTCCGTCACGCCGCCCAGGGCCTCGAGGAGCGCAAGCAGATCCTCTACCTGCTCGGGCCGGTCGGCGGCGGCAAGTCGTCGCTGGCGGAGCGGCTGAAGCAACTGATGGAGGTCCACCCGATCTACGTGCTGAAGGCCGGCGACGAGATCTCGCCTGTGTTCGAGAGCCCGCTCGGCCTGTTCGATCCCGAGCGCGACGGCGCCATGCTGGAGGACCGCTTCGGCATCCCGCGCCGCCGCCTCACCGGCCTGATGAGCCCGTGGTGCCTGAAGCGGCTCGACGAGTTCGGCGGCGACATCTCGCGATTCCGGGTGGTGCGGGTCAACCCGTCGCGGCTGCGGCAGGTCGCCATCGCCAAGACCGAGCCCGGCGACGAGAACAACCAGGACATCTCCTCGCTGGTCGGCAAGGTCGACATCCGCAAGCTGGAGACGCTGTCGCAGGCCGATCCGGACGCCTACGCCTATTCCGGCGGCCTCAACCGCGCCAACCAGGGCATGCTCGAGTTCGTCGAGATGTTCAAGGCGCCGATCAAGATGCTGCACCCGCTGCTGACGGCGACCCAAGAGGGCAACTACATCGGCACCGAGAACATCGGCGCCATCCCCTTCACCGGCGTGATCATGGCGCATTCCAACGAGGCGGAGTGGGCGAGCTTCAAGTCGAACCGCAACAACGAGGCGTTCATCGACCGCATCTTCGTCATCAAGGTGCCCTACTGCCTGCGCGTCACCGAGGAACAGCGGATCTACGACAAGCTGATTTCCCGTTCGGAACTCGCCGCGGCCCCCTGCGCGCCGGCGACTCTGGAGATGCTGGCGCGCTTCTCGGTGCTGTCGCGCCTGAAGACGCATGAGAACTCCAACCTCTATTCCAAGATGAGGGTCTACGACGGCGAGAGCCTGCGCGAGGTCGATCCGCGTGCCCGCTCGCTGCAGGAATACCGCGATGCCGCCGGCGTCGACGAGGGCATGGACGGCGTCTCCACCCGCTTCGCCTTCAAGGTGCTGGCGGCGACCTTCAACCACGACACCGTGGAGGTGTCGGCCGATCCGGTCCACCTGATGTATGTGCTCGAGCAGGCGCTGCGCCGCGAGCAGCTCGCGCCGGAGACCGAGAAACGCTACCTCGAGTTCATCAAGGCGGAGTTGGCGCCGCGATACGCCGAGTTCATCGGCAACGAGATCCAGAAGGCCTATCTGGAATCCTACAACGACTACGGCCAGAACCTATTCGACCGCTACATCGACTACGCCGACGCCTGGATCGAGGACCAGGACTTCAAGGATCCCGACACCGGCCAGCTGCTCAACCGCGAACTGCTGAACCAGGAGCTGACCAAGATCGAGAAGCCCGCGGGCATCGCCAACCCCAAGGACTTCCGCAACGAGGTCGTCAAGTTCGCGCTGCGCTGGCGCGCCACCAACGGCGGACGCAACCCGTCGTGGGCGAGCTACGAGAAGATCCGCGACGTCATCGAGCGGCGCATGTTCAGCCAGGTCGAGGAACTCCTTCCGGTCATCAGCTTCGGCTCGAAGAAGGACAGCGACACCGAGAAGAAGCACGCCGACTTCGTCGAGCGCATGGTCTCGCGCGGCTACACCGAGCGGCAGGTCCGCCGGCTGGTCGAGTGGTACATGCGAGTGAAACAGGCCGGCTGA
- a CDS encoding putative bifunctional diguanylate cyclase/phosphodiesterase, with translation MHNRSRRLPRPRPVEMLRRGLSVARSWVTGRTALREVLDSLPQGVVLLDSDGRYVHWNPRYADIYSGSADLFRVGARLEDTLRVGVRRGHYPEAIGREEEWIARRLHAIRNPAGKSEQRLADGRWILIDERPTSDGGYIGIRVDVTDLKRRETAYRQLFDDNPVPMLVLAADDRTVLAANGAAVDQFGFPAEDLIGRPFVLMADGEDDLATDRDADDPAQERRCVTAAGDVVDMQIYARPHVFGDDDAVLLALFDVTERNRAKAEAAYLAHHDYLTGLANRSYLNLRLGEILEGAEPGTSVGILLVDLDHFKSINDTLGHHAGDALLKEVARRIRAALAPGDVAARLGGDEFVVVTTFEDVADLGATAEALIASFAPAITVDEQEIRPQASIGVAIWPADGATPEELLRNADLALYRAKAEGRGTYRYFETEMDARLRKRRALELELRTAIDDGQLSVHYQPLVDLSTRTVTSFEALVRWQHPERGAIPPVEFIPLAEEGNLIGRIGEFVLREACRTALAWPEEVRVAVNLSPLQFRSGTLFQTVRRILFETGLPATRLELEITEALLLERTDNVLATLHALRALGVRIAMDDFGTGYSSLSYLRSFPFDKIKIDQSFIRDVASDPEAVAIVRAIVTLGGSLGMRVTAEGIEDEAAVGLLDAVGCNEGQGYFFSRPCRGEDVPVLLNRAREGLARTG, from the coding sequence ATGCACAATCGATCCCGCCGCCTGCCCCGTCCCCGCCCCGTCGAGATGCTGCGCCGTGGGCTCTCGGTCGCGCGGTCGTGGGTGACCGGGCGCACCGCCTTGCGCGAAGTGCTGGATTCGCTGCCGCAGGGCGTGGTGCTGCTCGATTCCGACGGCCGCTACGTCCACTGGAACCCGCGCTACGCCGACATCTACAGCGGCAGCGCCGACCTGTTCCGCGTCGGCGCCCGCCTCGAGGACACCCTGCGGGTCGGTGTGCGGCGCGGCCACTATCCGGAGGCGATCGGCCGCGAGGAGGAGTGGATCGCCCGCCGCCTGCACGCGATCCGCAACCCGGCCGGCAAGAGCGAGCAGCGCCTCGCCGACGGCCGCTGGATCCTGATCGACGAGCGCCCGACCAGCGACGGCGGCTACATCGGCATCCGCGTCGACGTCACCGACCTCAAGCGCCGCGAGACCGCCTACCGCCAGCTGTTCGACGACAACCCGGTGCCGATGCTGGTGCTCGCCGCCGACGACCGCACCGTGCTCGCCGCCAACGGCGCCGCCGTCGACCAGTTCGGCTTCCCGGCCGAGGACCTGATCGGGCGCCCCTTCGTGCTGATGGCCGACGGCGAGGACGACCTCGCCACCGACCGCGACGCCGACGATCCGGCGCAGGAGCGCCGCTGCGTCACCGCCGCCGGCGACGTCGTCGACATGCAGATCTACGCCCGCCCGCACGTTTTCGGCGACGACGACGCCGTGCTCCTGGCGCTGTTCGACGTCACCGAGCGCAATCGCGCCAAGGCCGAGGCGGCCTATCTCGCCCACCACGACTATCTCACCGGCCTCGCCAACCGCTCCTATCTCAACCTGCGTCTCGGCGAGATCCTGGAGGGCGCCGAGCCCGGCACCTCGGTCGGCATCCTCCTGGTCGACCTCGACCACTTCAAGTCGATCAACGACACGCTCGGGCACCATGCCGGCGACGCCCTCCTGAAGGAGGTGGCGCGCCGGATCCGCGCGGCGCTCGCCCCCGGCGACGTCGCGGCCCGGCTCGGCGGCGACGAGTTCGTCGTCGTCACCACCTTCGAGGACGTCGCCGACCTCGGCGCCACCGCCGAGGCGCTGATCGCCTCCTTCGCCCCGGCGATCACCGTGGACGAACAGGAGATCCGGCCGCAGGCGAGCATCGGCGTCGCGATCTGGCCGGCCGACGGCGCGACGCCCGAGGAACTGCTGCGCAACGCCGACCTGGCGCTCTACCGCGCCAAGGCCGAGGGTCGCGGCACCTACCGCTATTTCGAGACCGAGATGGACGCCCGGCTGCGCAAGCGGCGCGCGCTCGAGCTCGAACTGCGCACCGCGATCGACGACGGCCAGCTCTCGGTCCACTACCAGCCGCTGGTCGACCTCTCGACGCGGACGGTGACCAGCTTCGAGGCGCTGGTGCGCTGGCAGCACCCGGAGCGCGGTGCGATTCCCCCGGTCGAGTTCATCCCGCTCGCCGAGGAGGGCAACCTGATCGGGCGGATCGGCGAGTTCGTGCTGCGCGAGGCCTGCCGCACCGCGCTGGCGTGGCCGGAGGAGGTTCGCGTCGCGGTCAACCTGTCGCCGCTGCAGTTCCGCTCGGGCACGCTGTTCCAGACCGTGCGCCGCATCCTGTTCGAGACCGGTCTGCCGGCGACGCGGCTCGAGCTCGAGATCACCGAGGCGCTGCTGCTCGAGCGGACCGACAACGTGCTCGCCACGCTGCACGCGCTGCGCGCCCTCGGCGTGCGGATCGCCATGGACGACTTCGGCACCGGCTATTCCAGCCTCAGCTACCTGCGCAGCTTTCCCTTCGACAAGATCAAGATCGATCAGTCCTTCATCCGCGACGTCGCCTCCGACCCCGAGGCGGTGGCGATCGTGCGGGCGATCGTCACCCTCGGCGGCAGCCTCGGCATGCGCGTCACCGCCGAGGGCATCGAGGACGAGGCCGCCGTCGGCCTGCTCGACGCCGTCGGCTGCAACGAGGGCCAGGGCTACTTCTTCAGCCGGCCCTGCCGCGGCGAGGACGTGCCCGTCCTGTTGAACCGCGCCCGCGAAGGACTCGCCCGCACCGGCTGA